The Mya arenaria isolate MELC-2E11 chromosome 16, ASM2691426v1 genome includes a window with the following:
- the LOC128221043 gene encoding uncharacterized protein LOC128221043 isoform X3 — translation MMISVLEDPQELIHDSSSMQAANHLRKIKDRTEKTPVIMNEALHKWLQTNFDVKQSLKEIEGSMYERLCKELKVYVDEAVERKLELKREVRQKKRNYSDDDEREQQVEDLRQRLAKCYLKRINSVSISPLLSDKDERLETFYVPPKIVEKGTRKLGADDKDKGPLTSYRQLFCKEGEFLKNLFMVGEAGMGKSSCAAMCALKWANQFSSRNTINKTDKNVTPQTSFESLEKELQFKSDDIKHIFVPETKLEDHFQDDTFYKEIDFLFHLTLRDSCDVCDLTYMIRDQLINRIYQQDERDVALPTLQRVLSKNKCVIIEDGLDEWTHPNGTKCSCSEEDKVIPYLSPTIDATVLITSRPWRMSQQRIKDTKIDMLLEIQGTADTGLLLQKTLNSLNEKEAKNKILLSFVNFVEKKKLVRPLSIPIIAMLLVCLWFEDMDETFSLCDIYAYAIEMMLGRKPLPGPMVSQNIFFFPRCFQHTENVLKYYSIVMEMAQLAFTKLFSNDRTSALVFQKVDFLSQRNLLFVLRSGILQETKTASLIRKQSYFSFIHKTVQEFLAAIYMSYHLEECLEVFNTLKTDDFSQVFIFMCGLNIKFANAISCVVSDTFPQPDICEATFTICIENQIFTDMIVMGYKEAKASQESNIQLTLYNFAYTKDTNENDINYEVFNDLLAMNKSNVRSIRTVSGTRQATLQEVFSSSRDCLTKVHIHKVSGQYDLTMCNCLQDLSISGTGITNIMVNTKNLLVLELEDVLEKIESIIWELLQRESIQLKRLRITCIKNIPSFRSFCQALQLPHFGQLLVWDTDLGDQTLLFLVSFTEVNLCRVTMTARSLMMLVFQLKVSAHSAKFTLAECTVNSNTEYDIIKRFIQTSKEFKIKNTWYNSNFSFKTQVKCNCPSNSMPNWLYQTYK, via the exons ATGATGATAAGCGTACTGGAGGACCCTCAGGAGCTCATACATGACTCATCTTCTATGCAGGCCGCTAACCACTTAAGAAAG ATCAAAGACAGAACTGAAAAGACGCCGGTTATAATGAATGAAGCTTTACACAAATGGCTGCAGACAAACTTTGACGTTAAACAATCACTCAAAGAGATCGAGGGTTCGATGTATGAGAGGTTATGCAAGGAACTGAAAGTATATGTAGATGAAG CGGTCGAACGAAAACTCGAGCTCAAACGGGAGGTAAGACAAAAGAAGCGAAACTATTCAGATGATGACGAAAGGGAACAGCAAGTTGAAG ATCTACGACAAAGGCTGGCCAAATGCTACCTGAAGCGAATTAACAGTGTGTCCATATCGCCCCTGCTCTCTGACAAGGACGAGAGATTGGAAACGTTTTACGTCCCTCCGAAGATAGTCGAGAAAGGCACAAGAAAACTCGGCGCAGATGACAAAGATAAGGGACCTTTAACATCTTACAGACAATTGTTCTGTAAAGAAGGTGAATTTTTGAAAAACTTGTTCATGGTCGGCGAAGCCGGGATGGGGAAGTCATCCTGCGCCGCAATGTGTGCATTGAAATGGGCCAATCAGTTCTCATCAAGGAACACTATTAACAAAACTGACAAAAATGTTACACCTCAAACGTCATTTGAGTCCCTTGAGAAGGAATTGCAGTTTAAGAGCGATGACattaaacatatctttgttcCTGAAACAAAACTGGAAGATCATTTTCAAGATGATACTTTCTATaaggaaattgattttttatttcaccTCACTTTGAGAGATAGCTGCGACGTCTGCGACCTGACATATATGATACGAGATCAGCTTATCAAcagaatttatcaacaagatgAGAGGGACGTTGCACTCCCCACTTTGCAACGTGTCCTGTCCAAAAACAAGTGCGTGATCATTGAAGACGGGCTGGATGAATGGACTCATCCCAACGGAACAAAATGCAGCTGTTCAGAAGAAGACAAAGTTATCCCTTATTTGTCGCCAACCATAGATGCCACTGTGTTGATTACATCACGACCCTGGAGAATGTCACAACAACGCATTAAAGACACGAAAATAGACATGCTCCTGGAGATACAGGGAACTGCAGATACGGGGTTACTGCTTCAGAAAACATTGAACAGtctgaatgaaaaagaagcgaAAAACAAGATATTGCTAAGTTTCGTGAACtttgttgaaaaaaagaaacttgtaCGTCCTTTATCGATACCAATAATAGCAATGCTGCTTGTCTGTTTGTGGTTTGAGGATATGGATGAGACCTTTTCTCTTTGCGACATATATGCATATGCCATTGAAATGATGCTTGGGCGAAAACCTCTTCCTGGGCCAATGGTTTCAcagaatattttctttttcccACGATGTTTCcagcacacagaaaatgtattaAAGTACTATAGCATCGTTATGGAGATGGCACAACTTGCTTTTACCAAATTGTTTTCGAATGACCGAACATCGGCCCTGGTGTTTCAAAAAGTTGATTTTTTGTCTCAAAGAAATCTTCTGTTTGTTCTGAGGTCAGGAATCTTGCAAGAAACAAAAACAGCGTCTTTGATACGAAAACAATCGTATTTCTCATTCATCCATAAAACTGTTCAGGAATTCCTGGCTGCAATATACATGTCCTACCATCTCGAAGAATGTCTTGAAGTATTTAATACTCTTAAAACAGACGATTTTTCACaggtttttattttcatgtgcGGTCTGAATATTAAGTTTGCAAATGCGATATCCTGCGTAGTATCGGATACATTCCCTCAACCCGACATATGCGAAGCAACATTTACGATATGTATAGAGAACCAAATCTTTACTGATATGATTGTTATGGGATATAAGGAGGCCAAAGCAAGTCAAGAATCAAATATTCAGCTAACATTGTACAACTTTGCTTATACAAAAGATACCAATGAAAACGATATCAATTATGAAGTATTTAATGACTTATTAGCTATGAACAAGTCCAATGTACGCAGTATCAGAACCGTGTCAGGAACAAGGCAGGCGACACTCCAGGAAGTGTTCAGCAGCTCCAGGGACTGTCTTACCAAAGTTCACATACATAAAGTTTCTGGGCAGTATGACCTTACTATGTGCAACTGTCTCCAAGACTTATCAATATCTGGAACTGGAATAACAAATATCATGGTAAATACGAAGAATCTTCTTGTTTTAGAGTTAGAAGATGTTTTGGAAAAAATCGAAAGCATAATTTGGGAGTTACTTCAGCGTGAATCGATACAATTGAAACGCTTGAGGATAACCTGCATTAAAAACATTCCGTCATTCCGCTCATTCTGTCAGGCTTTACAACTGCCCCATTTTGGCCAATTGCTTGTTTGGGATACTGACCTCGGTGACCAAACATTGCTCTTTCTAGTATCTTTCACTGAGGTGAACCTTTGCAGGGTGACAATGACCGCGCGGTCGTTAATGATGTTGGTGTTTCAGCTGAAAGTCAGTGCGCATAGTGCAAAATTTACACTAGCTGAGTGTACTGTGAATTCAAACACAGAGTATGATATTATTAAGCGTTTTATACAGACAAGTAAAGAGTTTAAAATCAAGAACACATGGTATAATAGCAATTTCTCTTTTAAAACACAAGTGAAATGCAATTGTCCGTCGAATTCGATGCCAAATTGGTTGTATCAAACATATAAATga
- the LOC128221043 gene encoding uncharacterized protein LOC128221043 isoform X1 — protein sequence MAESIDTRRDNWLRVVWGLLYVREGLQPYVDAKGKQQYQTYMNNVNAKCNNEKCGECQVNSKCFNGKNKVRGKSRFRPGHFCAEMNKQIENYHFKHEPSWINTDSTKWQDPCFGYWEVAKCFISTAGYLDKTRSNDVDASGLLSICMNNSFIRQQITNIQHFEEIQDIRNTTLHNARYELDGQVTDDCLDMMISVLEDPQELIHDSSSMQAANHLRKIKDRTEKTPVIMNEALHKWLQTNFDVKQSLKEIEGSMYERLCKELKVYVDEAVERKLELKREVRQKKRNYSDDDEREQQVEDLRQRLAKCYLKRINSVSISPLLSDKDERLETFYVPPKIVEKGTRKLGADDKDKGPLTSYRQLFCKEGEFLKNLFMVGEAGMGKSSCAAMCALKWANQFSSRNTINKTDKNVTPQTSFESLEKELQFKSDDIKHIFVPETKLEDHFQDDTFYKEIDFLFHLTLRDSCDVCDLTYMIRDQLINRIYQQDERDVALPTLQRVLSKNKCVIIEDGLDEWTHPNGTKCSCSEEDKVIPYLSPTIDATVLITSRPWRMSQQRIKDTKIDMLLEIQGTADTGLLLQKTLNSLNEKEAKNKILLSFVNFVEKKKLVRPLSIPIIAMLLVCLWFEDMDETFSLCDIYAYAIEMMLGRKPLPGPMVSQNIFFFPRCFQHTENVLKYYSIVMEMAQLAFTKLFSNDRTSALVFQKVDFLSQRNLLFVLRSGILQETKTASLIRKQSYFSFIHKTVQEFLAAIYMSYHLEECLEVFNTLKTDDFSQVFIFMCGLNIKFANAISCVVSDTFPQPDICEATFTICIENQIFTDMIVMGYKEAKASQESNIQLTLYNFAYTKDTNENDINYEVFNDLLAMNKSNVRSIRTVSGTRQATLQEVFSSSRDCLTKVHIHKVSGQYDLTMCNCLQDLSISGTGITNIMVNTKNLLVLELEDVLEKIESIIWELLQRESIQLKRLRITCIKNIPSFRSFCQALQLPHFGQLLVWDTDLGDQTLLFLVSFTEVNLCRVTMTARSLMMLVFQLKVSAHSAKFTLAECTVNSNTEYDIIKRFIQTSKEFKIKNTWYNSNFSFKTQVKCNCPSNSMPNWLYQTYK from the exons ATGGCTGAGAGTATCGATACAAGGCGCGATAACTGGCTTAGAGTGGTCTGGGGACTCCTTTACGTGAGAGAGGGACTTCAGCCTTACGTAGACGCAAAAGGAAAACAGCAATATCAAACGTACATGAACAATGTCAATGCAAAGtgtaataatgaaaaatgtggTGAGTGTCAGGTGAACAGTAAATGCTTCAATGGCAAGAATAAAGTAAGAGGAAAATCGCGGTTCAGACCGGGCCATTTCTGTGCTGAAATGAACAAGCAGATAGAAAACTATCATTTTAAACACGAGCCATCCTGGATTAATACAGATTCCACGAAATGGCAGGATCCATGCTTCGGTTACTGGGAAGTGGCGAAGTGTTTTATCAGTACAGCTGGCTACTTGGACAAAACACGATCAAATGATGTGGACGCTTCAGGGCTTCTAAGCATCTGTATGAACAATTCGTTTATCAGgcaacaaataacaaatattcagCATTTTGAAGAG attcaGGACATAAGGAACACAACCCTTCATAATGCCCGCTATGAGCTTGACGGACAGGTAACAGATGACTGCCTGGACATGATGATAAGCGTACTGGAGGACCCTCAGGAGCTCATACATGACTCATCTTCTATGCAGGCCGCTAACCACTTAAGAAAG ATCAAAGACAGAACTGAAAAGACGCCGGTTATAATGAATGAAGCTTTACACAAATGGCTGCAGACAAACTTTGACGTTAAACAATCACTCAAAGAGATCGAGGGTTCGATGTATGAGAGGTTATGCAAGGAACTGAAAGTATATGTAGATGAAG CGGTCGAACGAAAACTCGAGCTCAAACGGGAGGTAAGACAAAAGAAGCGAAACTATTCAGATGATGACGAAAGGGAACAGCAAGTTGAAG ATCTACGACAAAGGCTGGCCAAATGCTACCTGAAGCGAATTAACAGTGTGTCCATATCGCCCCTGCTCTCTGACAAGGACGAGAGATTGGAAACGTTTTACGTCCCTCCGAAGATAGTCGAGAAAGGCACAAGAAAACTCGGCGCAGATGACAAAGATAAGGGACCTTTAACATCTTACAGACAATTGTTCTGTAAAGAAGGTGAATTTTTGAAAAACTTGTTCATGGTCGGCGAAGCCGGGATGGGGAAGTCATCCTGCGCCGCAATGTGTGCATTGAAATGGGCCAATCAGTTCTCATCAAGGAACACTATTAACAAAACTGACAAAAATGTTACACCTCAAACGTCATTTGAGTCCCTTGAGAAGGAATTGCAGTTTAAGAGCGATGACattaaacatatctttgttcCTGAAACAAAACTGGAAGATCATTTTCAAGATGATACTTTCTATaaggaaattgattttttatttcaccTCACTTTGAGAGATAGCTGCGACGTCTGCGACCTGACATATATGATACGAGATCAGCTTATCAAcagaatttatcaacaagatgAGAGGGACGTTGCACTCCCCACTTTGCAACGTGTCCTGTCCAAAAACAAGTGCGTGATCATTGAAGACGGGCTGGATGAATGGACTCATCCCAACGGAACAAAATGCAGCTGTTCAGAAGAAGACAAAGTTATCCCTTATTTGTCGCCAACCATAGATGCCACTGTGTTGATTACATCACGACCCTGGAGAATGTCACAACAACGCATTAAAGACACGAAAATAGACATGCTCCTGGAGATACAGGGAACTGCAGATACGGGGTTACTGCTTCAGAAAACATTGAACAGtctgaatgaaaaagaagcgaAAAACAAGATATTGCTAAGTTTCGTGAACtttgttgaaaaaaagaaacttgtaCGTCCTTTATCGATACCAATAATAGCAATGCTGCTTGTCTGTTTGTGGTTTGAGGATATGGATGAGACCTTTTCTCTTTGCGACATATATGCATATGCCATTGAAATGATGCTTGGGCGAAAACCTCTTCCTGGGCCAATGGTTTCAcagaatattttctttttcccACGATGTTTCcagcacacagaaaatgtattaAAGTACTATAGCATCGTTATGGAGATGGCACAACTTGCTTTTACCAAATTGTTTTCGAATGACCGAACATCGGCCCTGGTGTTTCAAAAAGTTGATTTTTTGTCTCAAAGAAATCTTCTGTTTGTTCTGAGGTCAGGAATCTTGCAAGAAACAAAAACAGCGTCTTTGATACGAAAACAATCGTATTTCTCATTCATCCATAAAACTGTTCAGGAATTCCTGGCTGCAATATACATGTCCTACCATCTCGAAGAATGTCTTGAAGTATTTAATACTCTTAAAACAGACGATTTTTCACaggtttttattttcatgtgcGGTCTGAATATTAAGTTTGCAAATGCGATATCCTGCGTAGTATCGGATACATTCCCTCAACCCGACATATGCGAAGCAACATTTACGATATGTATAGAGAACCAAATCTTTACTGATATGATTGTTATGGGATATAAGGAGGCCAAAGCAAGTCAAGAATCAAATATTCAGCTAACATTGTACAACTTTGCTTATACAAAAGATACCAATGAAAACGATATCAATTATGAAGTATTTAATGACTTATTAGCTATGAACAAGTCCAATGTACGCAGTATCAGAACCGTGTCAGGAACAAGGCAGGCGACACTCCAGGAAGTGTTCAGCAGCTCCAGGGACTGTCTTACCAAAGTTCACATACATAAAGTTTCTGGGCAGTATGACCTTACTATGTGCAACTGTCTCCAAGACTTATCAATATCTGGAACTGGAATAACAAATATCATGGTAAATACGAAGAATCTTCTTGTTTTAGAGTTAGAAGATGTTTTGGAAAAAATCGAAAGCATAATTTGGGAGTTACTTCAGCGTGAATCGATACAATTGAAACGCTTGAGGATAACCTGCATTAAAAACATTCCGTCATTCCGCTCATTCTGTCAGGCTTTACAACTGCCCCATTTTGGCCAATTGCTTGTTTGGGATACTGACCTCGGTGACCAAACATTGCTCTTTCTAGTATCTTTCACTGAGGTGAACCTTTGCAGGGTGACAATGACCGCGCGGTCGTTAATGATGTTGGTGTTTCAGCTGAAAGTCAGTGCGCATAGTGCAAAATTTACACTAGCTGAGTGTACTGTGAATTCAAACACAGAGTATGATATTATTAAGCGTTTTATACAGACAAGTAAAGAGTTTAAAATCAAGAACACATGGTATAATAGCAATTTCTCTTTTAAAACACAAGTGAAATGCAATTGTCCGTCGAATTCGATGCCAAATTGGTTGTATCAAACATATAAATga
- the LOC128221043 gene encoding uncharacterized protein LOC128221043 isoform X2, translating into MAESIDTRRDNWLRVVWGLLYVREGLQPYVDAKGKQQYQTYMNNVNAKCNNEKCGECQVNSKCFNGKNKVRGKSRFRPGHFCAEMNKQIENYHFKHEPSWINTDSTKWQDPCFGYWEVAKCFISTAGYLDKTRSNDVDASGLLSICMNNSFIRQQITNIQHFEEDIRNTTLHNARYELDGQVTDDCLDMMISVLEDPQELIHDSSSMQAANHLRKIKDRTEKTPVIMNEALHKWLQTNFDVKQSLKEIEGSMYERLCKELKVYVDEAVERKLELKREVRQKKRNYSDDDEREQQVEDLRQRLAKCYLKRINSVSISPLLSDKDERLETFYVPPKIVEKGTRKLGADDKDKGPLTSYRQLFCKEGEFLKNLFMVGEAGMGKSSCAAMCALKWANQFSSRNTINKTDKNVTPQTSFESLEKELQFKSDDIKHIFVPETKLEDHFQDDTFYKEIDFLFHLTLRDSCDVCDLTYMIRDQLINRIYQQDERDVALPTLQRVLSKNKCVIIEDGLDEWTHPNGTKCSCSEEDKVIPYLSPTIDATVLITSRPWRMSQQRIKDTKIDMLLEIQGTADTGLLLQKTLNSLNEKEAKNKILLSFVNFVEKKKLVRPLSIPIIAMLLVCLWFEDMDETFSLCDIYAYAIEMMLGRKPLPGPMVSQNIFFFPRCFQHTENVLKYYSIVMEMAQLAFTKLFSNDRTSALVFQKVDFLSQRNLLFVLRSGILQETKTASLIRKQSYFSFIHKTVQEFLAAIYMSYHLEECLEVFNTLKTDDFSQVFIFMCGLNIKFANAISCVVSDTFPQPDICEATFTICIENQIFTDMIVMGYKEAKASQESNIQLTLYNFAYTKDTNENDINYEVFNDLLAMNKSNVRSIRTVSGTRQATLQEVFSSSRDCLTKVHIHKVSGQYDLTMCNCLQDLSISGTGITNIMVNTKNLLVLELEDVLEKIESIIWELLQRESIQLKRLRITCIKNIPSFRSFCQALQLPHFGQLLVWDTDLGDQTLLFLVSFTEVNLCRVTMTARSLMMLVFQLKVSAHSAKFTLAECTVNSNTEYDIIKRFIQTSKEFKIKNTWYNSNFSFKTQVKCNCPSNSMPNWLYQTYK; encoded by the exons ATGGCTGAGAGTATCGATACAAGGCGCGATAACTGGCTTAGAGTGGTCTGGGGACTCCTTTACGTGAGAGAGGGACTTCAGCCTTACGTAGACGCAAAAGGAAAACAGCAATATCAAACGTACATGAACAATGTCAATGCAAAGtgtaataatgaaaaatgtggTGAGTGTCAGGTGAACAGTAAATGCTTCAATGGCAAGAATAAAGTAAGAGGAAAATCGCGGTTCAGACCGGGCCATTTCTGTGCTGAAATGAACAAGCAGATAGAAAACTATCATTTTAAACACGAGCCATCCTGGATTAATACAGATTCCACGAAATGGCAGGATCCATGCTTCGGTTACTGGGAAGTGGCGAAGTGTTTTATCAGTACAGCTGGCTACTTGGACAAAACACGATCAAATGATGTGGACGCTTCAGGGCTTCTAAGCATCTGTATGAACAATTCGTTTATCAGgcaacaaataacaaatattcagCATTTTGAAGAG GACATAAGGAACACAACCCTTCATAATGCCCGCTATGAGCTTGACGGACAGGTAACAGATGACTGCCTGGACATGATGATAAGCGTACTGGAGGACCCTCAGGAGCTCATACATGACTCATCTTCTATGCAGGCCGCTAACCACTTAAGAAAG ATCAAAGACAGAACTGAAAAGACGCCGGTTATAATGAATGAAGCTTTACACAAATGGCTGCAGACAAACTTTGACGTTAAACAATCACTCAAAGAGATCGAGGGTTCGATGTATGAGAGGTTATGCAAGGAACTGAAAGTATATGTAGATGAAG CGGTCGAACGAAAACTCGAGCTCAAACGGGAGGTAAGACAAAAGAAGCGAAACTATTCAGATGATGACGAAAGGGAACAGCAAGTTGAAG ATCTACGACAAAGGCTGGCCAAATGCTACCTGAAGCGAATTAACAGTGTGTCCATATCGCCCCTGCTCTCTGACAAGGACGAGAGATTGGAAACGTTTTACGTCCCTCCGAAGATAGTCGAGAAAGGCACAAGAAAACTCGGCGCAGATGACAAAGATAAGGGACCTTTAACATCTTACAGACAATTGTTCTGTAAAGAAGGTGAATTTTTGAAAAACTTGTTCATGGTCGGCGAAGCCGGGATGGGGAAGTCATCCTGCGCCGCAATGTGTGCATTGAAATGGGCCAATCAGTTCTCATCAAGGAACACTATTAACAAAACTGACAAAAATGTTACACCTCAAACGTCATTTGAGTCCCTTGAGAAGGAATTGCAGTTTAAGAGCGATGACattaaacatatctttgttcCTGAAACAAAACTGGAAGATCATTTTCAAGATGATACTTTCTATaaggaaattgattttttatttcaccTCACTTTGAGAGATAGCTGCGACGTCTGCGACCTGACATATATGATACGAGATCAGCTTATCAAcagaatttatcaacaagatgAGAGGGACGTTGCACTCCCCACTTTGCAACGTGTCCTGTCCAAAAACAAGTGCGTGATCATTGAAGACGGGCTGGATGAATGGACTCATCCCAACGGAACAAAATGCAGCTGTTCAGAAGAAGACAAAGTTATCCCTTATTTGTCGCCAACCATAGATGCCACTGTGTTGATTACATCACGACCCTGGAGAATGTCACAACAACGCATTAAAGACACGAAAATAGACATGCTCCTGGAGATACAGGGAACTGCAGATACGGGGTTACTGCTTCAGAAAACATTGAACAGtctgaatgaaaaagaagcgaAAAACAAGATATTGCTAAGTTTCGTGAACtttgttgaaaaaaagaaacttgtaCGTCCTTTATCGATACCAATAATAGCAATGCTGCTTGTCTGTTTGTGGTTTGAGGATATGGATGAGACCTTTTCTCTTTGCGACATATATGCATATGCCATTGAAATGATGCTTGGGCGAAAACCTCTTCCTGGGCCAATGGTTTCAcagaatattttctttttcccACGATGTTTCcagcacacagaaaatgtattaAAGTACTATAGCATCGTTATGGAGATGGCACAACTTGCTTTTACCAAATTGTTTTCGAATGACCGAACATCGGCCCTGGTGTTTCAAAAAGTTGATTTTTTGTCTCAAAGAAATCTTCTGTTTGTTCTGAGGTCAGGAATCTTGCAAGAAACAAAAACAGCGTCTTTGATACGAAAACAATCGTATTTCTCATTCATCCATAAAACTGTTCAGGAATTCCTGGCTGCAATATACATGTCCTACCATCTCGAAGAATGTCTTGAAGTATTTAATACTCTTAAAACAGACGATTTTTCACaggtttttattttcatgtgcGGTCTGAATATTAAGTTTGCAAATGCGATATCCTGCGTAGTATCGGATACATTCCCTCAACCCGACATATGCGAAGCAACATTTACGATATGTATAGAGAACCAAATCTTTACTGATATGATTGTTATGGGATATAAGGAGGCCAAAGCAAGTCAAGAATCAAATATTCAGCTAACATTGTACAACTTTGCTTATACAAAAGATACCAATGAAAACGATATCAATTATGAAGTATTTAATGACTTATTAGCTATGAACAAGTCCAATGTACGCAGTATCAGAACCGTGTCAGGAACAAGGCAGGCGACACTCCAGGAAGTGTTCAGCAGCTCCAGGGACTGTCTTACCAAAGTTCACATACATAAAGTTTCTGGGCAGTATGACCTTACTATGTGCAACTGTCTCCAAGACTTATCAATATCTGGAACTGGAATAACAAATATCATGGTAAATACGAAGAATCTTCTTGTTTTAGAGTTAGAAGATGTTTTGGAAAAAATCGAAAGCATAATTTGGGAGTTACTTCAGCGTGAATCGATACAATTGAAACGCTTGAGGATAACCTGCATTAAAAACATTCCGTCATTCCGCTCATTCTGTCAGGCTTTACAACTGCCCCATTTTGGCCAATTGCTTGTTTGGGATACTGACCTCGGTGACCAAACATTGCTCTTTCTAGTATCTTTCACTGAGGTGAACCTTTGCAGGGTGACAATGACCGCGCGGTCGTTAATGATGTTGGTGTTTCAGCTGAAAGTCAGTGCGCATAGTGCAAAATTTACACTAGCTGAGTGTACTGTGAATTCAAACACAGAGTATGATATTATTAAGCGTTTTATACAGACAAGTAAAGAGTTTAAAATCAAGAACACATGGTATAATAGCAATTTCTCTTTTAAAACACAAGTGAAATGCAATTGTCCGTCGAATTCGATGCCAAATTGGTTGTATCAAACATATAAATga